In Flavobacterium endoglycinae, one DNA window encodes the following:
- a CDS encoding FixH family protein, which produces MKINWGTGIVIAFALFMTFILYFVFEVQSNSKYDNELVVEEYYKHDTHFQEEMARIQNAHDLQHKPLIKYTTDNGLSITFPAGFESDKIKGNVQLYRPSNKKFDFNTQIALNNSSLIIPQNKLIKGRWDVNMEWQYEGKRYLTKEVIYVN; this is translated from the coding sequence ATGAAAATTAATTGGGGTACCGGAATTGTCATTGCATTTGCACTGTTTATGACATTTATTTTATATTTTGTTTTTGAAGTACAATCAAATTCTAAATACGATAATGAGTTGGTTGTAGAAGAATACTACAAACACGATACGCATTTTCAGGAAGAAATGGCCAGAATTCAAAATGCACACGATTTGCAACACAAACCATTAATTAAATATACAACTGACAATGGTTTGTCAATAACTTTTCCTGCAGGTTTTGAAAGTGACAAGATAAAAGGAAATGTTCAGTTATACAGACCTTCAAATAAAAAATTCGATTTTAATACCCAAATCGCACTAAACAATTCTTCATTAATTATTCCACAGAATAAATTGATTAAAGGCCGTTGGGATGTCAATATGGAATGGCAGTATGAAGGTAAAAGATATTTAACCAAAGAAGTTATTTACGTTAATTAA